TACCTTCATCAAGCAGTATCTTTTGTAGCTCTGGGTCTcctttaacagatttttttatccTGGGTGAGCCCCCATTTATGTCACGGCCTGGAGTGTGTGAGAGAAAAGGAGAGCATCAAATCTGTTTCTGATGTgtccaaaaaaagagaaaaacaacctAGACTGTGAGAGAAAAATGTGCTGCTTAAATCTAATACCTACATTGGCCAGATTTGACAAGTACCTCAAAGAATGTCAATAGGCACTTAAATAACAATTTTCCACAGTGTCTGAGAGGCACGGCATTGTGGGAAGGACACAATAACATGTAAagtaataaaatgaaaagaatcCTGCATTTATATGGATGAAAATCATgtctaattttatttattacaatGTTTTCAGGATACTGGGCGAGAGATCGACAAACTCTGCTTCTTTCTTGGTTTGTCTCCTTCGGCTGAGGAAAAGGAAAGAATTATCAGCAAAGTGCAGTTTGATGAAATGAAGACAAACAATATGGTGAACATGTCCTCACTTCGCACAATGGATTTCACAGTTTCATCCTTTATAAGAAAAGGTACAAtgagtcaaaaataaaaaataaaaaaacgtgACATCACATGGAAAAGATGTTCAGCTCAAGTATTTGACAGATTCTTTGTGATTCTGCAGGAAAGGTTGGAGACTGGAAGAACCATTTCACTGTGGCCCAAAATAAAGAGTTTGATGAAGACTATAAGAAAAAGATGAAGGACCCCACCCTTGTGTTTCACACTGAAATTtgagacatttctgtaaatcaGGGAAATAATCAATACTTGTCACCTCTGATGTGAACTGATTTTTTCCACTGAGTCTCATGGTAACCCTGTTAGCTAAATATCTTGTTAGTCTGACTTTGTGCACTTAGGGACAAACTGTGATTATTTCATTGAActgaaaatgaattttaataAAATCATAGGGCTCAGGAATTAGCTATTGATATCAGAAGATTTAATGATTTCTCAAAAAATAAAGcaagataaataaaacaatatttaaatacTTGCATATCTGAATTTCTTAAATTGTACTTTTTGACAAACACTTGTACACAAATAATCTTCAGTGTAATCATCACAGTCCATCAttactttatttgattttttttttttcagaaagatTTTCTCTCCCAACAGAAACGGCATTATTTCCAGTAAGTCTAAATGACCCACGTGTTCACACATTACTGGGGAAACTCAATCCAGTTCTGAACCTTAGTGTTCATATGATGTTTTtgctttctcctcctcatcttgctctctctctctgctttcttctcctcctcctgaaAGCATTGAAGCCATGAACTATTTCCAGGTCTCTCCTGAGATGTtggatagggttcaagtcagggctctgtctGGGACATTCACAGAGTAGTCCTGAAGCTGCTCCTGTGTTTTCTTGGCTGTATGCTGAGGATTATCATTATATTAGAAGTTGAACCTTCagcagtctgaggtcctgagcttTGCAAAAAAGGTTTTCATTGAAGATTTTTCTGTActctgctccattcagctttccctaaaccctgaccagtctcttggtccctgctgctggaaaaaaaaaccccacagcatgatgctgccaccaccatgcttcactgttgggatggtattgggcaggtgatgagtggtgcctggtttcctccagacataacgtTTAGAATaaaggccaaacagttcaatcctggtttcatcaggccagagaatcttgtttctcactgtcTGATAGTCCTTCAGAGGCTTTCTTGCAAACTTCAAGCAGGTTTCCATGTGTTTGCACTGAGGGTAGGTGCGCCCAGTAGCTCACCTTATTTGGGCCCGTGTATAGATATATTTCTATGCCATACCAGGGCTGTATGTTAACTTTTTTAGCCCATAGCATTGCTGCTTCAGAGGTTGGTGGTCTTGAGGCACAAGACAAAAACTTGTGGCACGAAACATATCACATCCGTTACATCTCTATTATCCCTAAATACCCTCTGCCATGTTTAGTTAGCTAAcatactttaaaaaacagcGAACATTAACAGCCATACATACAGTATAGGTGTCTTGGTGCTTGAAGAGGATAACTGCAATATGATTTCTAAAACAGACCTTGACTTGGAGTAGACAGTGGATTAAATAAGCAccattcatgctgctatttGTACCCGTAGTTCTtatgaagttttaggtctgaactaaaTCTATCTGTActgatatcagctaaaatgaatttataaATATTGACATATCACGCATCTCTAGTTAAAACTAAGAGTGTAAAAGTACAATACAGCACAATcctcatgttctaatgtgggccttATTTCACCTTATTTCATGAATTTactaacctcgcaaagcagatggatatgcccgtttccgtgtttcttactggcgaatccatcttgcaaagctcccgtctgaaccgtttgggcccatttagaaagtgacaggaccaatcagcgtccaggggcagtacttttggacccggcagagttgtgatgtatgcaagcagcaagaagaggccggtgcagttatggtggaagagattagcgtggatgctgctaaagcgccagttttatcagaacttgttcattaaaagaacaaagaacaggactgagttgttttcttttcaaaaacgacaaaagttgtgtactgacatgtctacagtccccatgattcgcgttatgcagctcttgagtttactcctttggtaggggcgcagctcactggcggctacgtcacgtgttttgttgctctgattgactcgaagagatgtgacagaccgatcattcatccaatcaccctcccagtatttttcaaaggctctttcccaaacactgtgtgtgagaggtttcccagatggatgtgtgaaacacatccatctggtgtgtcaggatATGAATTTACTGCAAGCCAATCAAAATCAGACCACAGGCCTCAGTTTgaacacccctggtttaaagtAATGATGCTTAGGGAAGCAGATCTCTGACACTAAAAGACATccaataaaaactgtaaaagagAACATCTGTTCTGTATACTGTGAAGAGCAAAtgtattgggggggggggggctgtagAAAAGGccccagtgttgcattaatgtTATCATTTCTCCTGCTAAATATGCTGTTAGATTTCTGTAAGGTTACCTCAGTGCAGCAGGATTATTGGGGAAAGAGCTCCCCATGCTGGCTACTAGCAAGTAATACACAAACCAATCCTATCCACAACTCCTGCAGGCTGCATATGCGTCAGATCTGCATAATATGGCCCGTACAGTCTCTTTACTTTCCatggaaaacttttttctttaatatgaaACGGAGGTTGCAAGTTAGTTCTGTCGTTAATGTCGAGCACaatcattcacacctgacatgcgttttaatcaaatcacatgactcacgTCCTCCTAAATTAGTGGGCTATTTGAGCTGCAAgatttcctgtctcttcctctgctgcgCCTGGAACAACACTGTGCTCTCACCCTAGCGTCGCACTGTGATGGacgccacctttgcaataagacggtttgtgaaatttcatccctgctggatattccacagtcaactgtaagtgatattattagaaggtggaagcgtttaggactTGATTATTGTAATAGCATTCTCTACAGTGCATCCTCCAAAGTTCTCAATAAACTTCAATATATCCAAAACTCTGTTGCACGCCTCCTCACCCATACCAGATCCCGTGATCACATCACCCCCATTCTCCAAAatctccactggctccctatcccCTACCgatttcaatttaaaatcctGCTCCTTACCTTCAAAGCCCTTAATGCTGTGGCCCCACCCTACCTCCCTGACCTCCTTCATCGTCACACTCCCACCCGTAGTCTTCGTTCTTCCGCCTCCACCCCCCCAAGAACCAAGCACCGAACCTGGGGGGACAGAGCTTTCTCCATAGCCGCCCTTTCCCTTTAGAACTCGCTCCCACCTCATATCCAAAACTGCACGGCCCTTCCTACCTTCAAATCACTCCTCAAAATGCACCTCTTTAGACAAGCTTTTAATCTGTGACTCTGATCTtcctttgtttctgttttgctCGTGCTgactttgtctgtttttgtggtttGTTTAATATGATTTTATCCTTTCTGCTTTGTACAGTGTCTTGAGTTTTATGAAAAgcgctatataaataaaacGTATTATATTACAGctcctgttggtgtaatggtcagccGGCTGAATAATTTTGTCCACACTGTGTACTTTATCTTTGTCTCTTGTACTTCTTTAAGATACGCTGCAAGcattcagagctggtttataaaCTAATTTCACTCTGGTTACTGAAGAATCTTTCCTTTATTAGAGAACACAAAAAGTCAATCATTTGTATGCATTATTTAATGTCTAAAACATGAGGGTGAATccttaaaatgttaaacatagACCACAATTTGTCCAAAAGATTTTTCACATAATGCAGTCATAATCATAAATGTAATCACAGTAAGTATTCTTCAATTAAAACCACCCTTAGTCAGTGACATAATCAtgtaaaacatctttaaatggCATTCaagattttttacatttaaactgtCACGTTTTGTAATATCAGTTGATGTTTTTCTTGAAGTCAACTTTATAAAGCacttgaatttctttaattGAAATAGTTTTTAATCAGTTAAGATATCTGACTCTAATTGGTGATAGCACTGTAATTAAACTATTAATGCTTTATAATATTTTCTCTGGCACGGCCTGGAAAGGCCCTCTATACTTCTGTACGAAACTGCAGCATAGAATCTTTCATTTTCTGCTTGTAGAGTTCGTTGAAGCGTTCATCCTGGGCCACAGTGAAATGGTTCTTCCAGTCACCAACTTTTCCTGGAGAACACACAGGATCATTTAGGTAATTCAACAAAACctgtgatcttttttttttttttaccttaaactcaaACTGTACTAAACAACTTTAACTGTACCTTTTCTCATGAAAGGAGACACTTTATGATCCAAAACTGGCACAGAGGAATAGTtggtcattttgttttttttcatactgTCGAACGCTGCTCGAGTTATCACACTCTGCTTCTCCTCAGGTGAAAGAGACAAACCGAGGAAGGAACACATTCGGTCAATCTCTCGTCCAGAGtcctaataaaaaaaaaaaacaacactctGTGTCAGCGGTGTGAAACAAACCATAAAAGTGTTCACCTTTATCAAAatatttaatcttaaaatgcAATATTATTTCTATTCATACAtctctatgttgatttttgtcaTATTACCATACAACTTCGTGATGTTCTTGGTCAACAGAACACTGAAAGGTTTCACCTTGCAGAAAGTAAGATAAGAATTGTAATACTGGTTTCATATTTGTTTAGTAAATAGAGCTTTGGGGCATTTAGCCTAGCATTAAAACTGGAACTAAcccaaatgtataaaaaaacaacaatttacaCCTCAGCCATTCACAACTGACCACATTTTTTCTGATCAATCTCAACAAATATTGAAATATATAATTTCTCACCGCCACAGTGACTGCTTTATAATTTGATTTATGTTATCATTCTTATTTTCATCCTCCAGGTTTATTGAACTTTTAATCCTCCAGTTTACCACCACTCCACCAGATGTCCTCATACTTGACCATTTTCACAATGCCTGCCTTTTGTGCTGCTGACACACCTTAATTTCACATAAAATATTGAAGTATGTTCCCTTTTAATTAGTCAGCTGATTGCTTTGTACCATGAAATTCTTTATCTTTCACTGAAGTTGAATTTTTCCACACATTGCTCTAGCCCTAGTCCTTTAGACTTTTGGTCTGCATTATGTCCTCTTTTCATTTACAAATACACTTGTCCTTGCTGTTATGGTTTTACAGGGGATTATGCACCACTTTCCAAGTGGAGTCTCAGCTGCTTGTTTACAAATCACATACTTAGATATACTTCTAAGTTTTACCAAGCTTAGCCCCAATTCCAATTCCAATTAGATTACAAAGGGAAGGATTCTTGTCATGTTttagcttatttttttttaaactttctgaaTTTTTGAGTCTTCCATTGCTGTATAGCTTATTGAAGAGGATGATAATGGAGAAAACTAACTAAGGCATTCTACAGAATTGTTAACAAAAATAACCAGCAGGTCAAATTAACTGAAGGTCTTATTTACTGAGATGGACTGAGGCTGCAAACAGCTCCAAAAATTGGGCATCATTTGCACCCACTATCTGTTCTGTCTCAAGATCTTATGCACAAAGCATTTAGCACTGTGCAAAAACTCATCCTGCTTAATGCAGTTGTGTCTTGTTTTGCACCTGAAAGTATCTGCACCTTTAGTACAGATGATAAGCTGGAAGGAAGGGAAAAgtcttttttaagtttattgtGTATTTCAGGCCTTTCCACACATGTGGATGAAGTGTTGAACCATTGACAACCCCACACTGATTTAACACCCAGTTACACTGATAATCATAAGGTCAAAATAATACAGACTTTATTTAGAGTTCATTTAGATCCAACTCATTCAGAGGCAGAATTGTTTTCttgatcactggaaagtttgtgtgtcACATCTATTATTATACTGAAGTGCAGTTCCCACCAAGTCTAACAGATGAAGTTTATCACTCTGTTGGTGTTTGACAATAATGCAGTTTTTGCAGTAAGGCTTACCTGCATAGAAGGAGCCAATTTCTCCCCAAATGACTACATAacgtctttaaaaaaaatacatgtaaacaaTACCCACACACAGAGTAGCTGCTTGCTCTGCAGCACTGTTGGAGGAGCATTTAACCTTATGCGtgtgatttataaaatacaatacatggAGTCTCTTAACTCATTTGCAAAGGTTTAGCAGTTGCAAAAGCTGTGCAATCTTTCCCTTTTTATGACAAAATTAATGACAGACTTTTTAAGGTCCCTTTTAAGGTCTTTTTAAGAACACCTAAACTTACCTCAATCAGGTCTTCATAGAACAGGTAGAGAATCTCTGAGTGAGTCTGTTTCTTCTCCCACCAGCCTTTCACATGGTCATACCACGATCCAAACACCACTGAGGCCACAGGATATGTATTAGAGAACATTTAGGTTATGAGAGTACGTATGATTTTTAGAAAAAACAACCTAAACTGAGCTCACCTTTTCCCTCCATAAAATCCTGCAGAAAGCTGCTCCAGTCCCCGGGTTCTGGCTGGATCTTGTTCATTCGACCAAAGTGAAAATAGGACACAGCACTGTCCTTTGCATTGCGAGCGACATAGACAATctaaaagaaaaaggagaaaacaaagaGAGCACTAAATAAAGGATTTATTATGATTTGGTATTGTTCAAAATTCACTTCTTTCCCCTGTTTTTAGTGCTTTATATGAATGGATTACCCTGCAGTTCTGTTCCCAGAAGGACTTGGGTATGAACTGGACTGGTAGATGAGATTTAATGAGACGGGGAGTGGTGGGCAGCTTTTCAGCCAAGTCTGTACCTGTGTAaacagaagcaaaaatcatTGGCTCTCTGCACATATAATTACACCTATCACACATACCAACATCATAATAAGATCAAACTGTTTAACACTGCTCTGAAATAGTTTACAAGGTATTTTGAGTTTATATACTGAAGAAATTATGTAACAATGACAGTAAATCATAGTAACACTCAAAGAAAATCTGAtctaaaaaaacattacattgtAAAAGTAGGTAGCTACTCTTTCCATTAACTCTGCACCTTGCTTTGGCTTTACAGAGCTAAAAGGTCAGTTTCAGCTCTTTGTTGGGCTTTCCAGCATGCATCTCCtcccaaaaaatgtttttttctaatataaAAGCACTAAAACGTTCTGCACAACCTGCTTAGCAAGAAGCAGCAGACAAAAGTATCTGTGACAGTCTCGAGCAGCATCTCATTTTAGAGTTTGCATCCTTAGAAGGACATgcgtttttattttgaagtttgatTGCAGCAGTTTGTCAAGGACTTTTATATTTAGAAGACTCCTTCAAATATGCCCTTCAAACGCATCCACAGGGgcgcccctggccaaagtgaggccctaagcagactctggtatgaCCCTCTTCACATAAAATTACCTTAAAATAACTTGGAAAATATATTactacaataataaaaaaataaaatgtctt
This window of the Cheilinus undulatus linkage group 11, ASM1832078v1, whole genome shotgun sequence genome carries:
- the LOC121517308 gene encoding cytosolic sulfotransferase 2-like → MEQPPRPTLFDFHGVSMTKYFTENWDNIQNFQARPSDILIATYPKAGTTWVSYILDLLFFGQSCPERQETVPIQERVPFLEISVPSLFAGTDLAEKLPTTPRLIKSHLPVQFIPKSFWEQNCRIVYVARNAKDSAVSYFHFGRMNKIQPEPGDWSSFLQDFMEGKVVFGSWYDHVKGWWEKKQTHSEILYLFYEDLIEDSGREIDRMCSFLGLSLSPEEKQSVITRAAFDSMKKNKMTNYSSVPVLDHKVSPFMRKGKVGDWKNHFTVAQDERFNELYKQKMKDSMLQFRTEV